Proteins encoded in a region of the Prunus persica cultivar Lovell chromosome G4, Prunus_persica_NCBIv2, whole genome shotgun sequence genome:
- the LOC109948730 gene encoding uncharacterized protein LOC109948730, whose translation MGSNVELVWPEAEAYSSRVNNCSHANSSLAAIRLKLSAEQLEQFKTSCFGHLLNIDKIQFSGQIVHGAVLRRVAGQGVKDLDGLSFLLGCDVAQFSRQDFCLITGLRFGEVPEVSSGGSDVSRLQKRYFIDEGITCNALEEAFMRCTEEDDIYKLALVYFAELVVLGRDKHLNINLNYLTLVEDLDAFNRYPWGSVSFDKTQDSLFSAPTKYVKSLQNEEGRGKGKSKVTGTSRRNEKGRKDKHGEAQRSGWSFKDLGI comes from the exons ATGGGATCCAACGTGGAGCTGGTATGGCCAGAGGCAGAGGCATAttcgtcacgggtgaacaactGCTCACATGCAAATTCATCTCTAGCTGCAATTCGACTGAAGTTGAGTGCGGAACAATTAGAACAATTCAAGACATCATGCTTTGGCCATCTTCTGAATATAGATAAGATTCAGTTTAGCGGGCAGATTGTGCATGGGGCTGTGTTGCGTAGAGTAGCGGGGCAGGGTGTGAAAGACTTGGATGGACTGAGTTTCTTATTAGGGTGTGACGTTGCTCAGTTCAGTCGTCAGGATTTCTGTTTGATCACAGGGCTTCGTTTTGGGGAAGTGCCTGAAGTTTCCAGTGGAGGGAGTGATGTAAGCAGACTTcagaaaagatattttatagaCGAAGGAATTACATGCAATGCTTTAGAAGAAGCATTTATGAGGTGCACAGAGGAAGATGACATCTACAAGCTAGCTCTTGTTTACTTTGCTGAGTTAGTGGTTTTGGGAAGGGACAAACATTTGAACATCAATCTAAATTACCTGACCCTTGTAGAGGACTTGGATGCGTTCAACAGGTATCCGTGGGGTTCGGTGTCCTTTGACAAAACCCAAGATAGTCTATTTTCTGCACCAACAAAGTATGTGAAAAGCTTGCAAAatgaagagggaagagggaaggggAAAAGTAAGGTAACGGGAACAAGCCGGAGAAATGAGAAGGGCAGGAAGGATAAGCATGGTGAAGCGCAAAGGAGTGgctggagttttaaag ATTTGGgtatatga
- the LOC109948731 gene encoding uncharacterized protein LOC109948731 — MLLGDDISESTEGTLLEFTVGDIDLDEPTAVLSQLNVWLNDKGKALAQGVQLRKRKRIIPLWKIVEGSELVPKTGAQTTGLKMLDPMKAIPHDDLVKLLKLCWEWRQDPNLVMQFGNVEAEIEFFASLVKADGWLKGDHIDLGLYLIRKRQQQLETDSVEVPDWTTTDVFFMVCHRP, encoded by the exons ATGTTGCTTGGGGATGACATTAGCGAGAGCACGGAGGGGACACTGCTTGAGTTTACTGTCGGGGACATTGATTTGGATGAACCTACAGCTGTGCTATCTCAGTTGAACGTGTGGTTGAATGATAAAGGTAAAGCTCTGGCACAAGGGGTCCAATTacggaaaaggaagaggatcaTTCCTTTGTGGAAGATCGTTGAAGGCAGTGAATTGGTTCCAAAAACTGGGGCACAGACAACCGGACTGAAGATGTTAGACCCAATGAAGGCGATTCCGCATGATGATCTGGTGAAATTGCTGAAACTTTGTTGGGAATGGCGCCAGGACCCAAA TTTGGTGATGCAATTTGGCAACGTGGAAGCTGAGATTGAATTCTTCGCTTCCCTCGTGAaagctgatggttggctgAAAGGAGAT CACATTGATTTGGGGTTGTATCTCATCCGGAAGCGACAACAACAATTGGAGACAGATTCGGTAGAAGTACCGGACTGGACAACGAccgatgttttttttatggtatGTCATCGGCCTTGA
- the LOC109949001 gene encoding uncharacterized protein LOC109949001 codes for MIDLVLCEIKVYDSKVSLIPDDIVKEELGPLSITLPNLLNTIDFYEEGVYANNCSRDWWCPWPIERVDVPQQSNEGDCGMFVLKYIELFSAELPLATCTSHNMPFFRLKLAAEITRGDAYFP; via the exons ATGATTGATCTGGTATTGTGTGAAATCAAAGTGTACGATTCAAAGGTTTCACTAATTCCAGATGACATCGTAAAGGAAGAACTCGGCCCGCTATCAATTACGCTTCCAAATCTTCTCAACACCATCGACTTTTATGAAGAAGGTGTTTATGCAAACAATTGCAGCCGAGATTGGTGGTGTCCGTGGCCAATAGAGCGTGTGGATGTTCCACAACAGTCTAATGA aGGCGATTGTGGCATGTTTGTGTTAAAGTACATTGAGCTTTTCAGCGCTGAGCTTCCGTTAGCTACTTGCACCTCGCACAACATGCCTTTTTTTCGGTTGAAATTGGCTGCGGAGATAACAAGGGGAGATGCTTACTTCCCATGA
- the LOC109948732 gene encoding uncharacterized protein LOC109948732, protein MPQAFIPESAWFQVMLYVATESSEDLFRMASVCPLFQTLANSPQVWNTISMAKYPHHPSWYAARPAVQHFLQQCRACDNPESIFREAFGIFFTAGKVEALYGMRIAATAGHMEAAYVVGLLGMSGIGQSKEDALQFLCSLNQRNNIDMKGTRDALTRRLTTSRVARHIVDMFDYGKIQFNRCSACNNNEWYFVIPGWPSEDKLNPALWTCCNRCKWHRESIFWCKLMREYVVRGNHVFLH, encoded by the coding sequence ATGCCCCAAGCCTTCATCCCGGAGTCCGCTTGGTTTCAAGTGATGTTATACGTGGCAACCGAATCATCGGAAGATCTCTTCCGTATGGCATCTGTGTGCCCATTGTTCCAAACTTTGGCAAACAGTCCACAAGTGTGGAACACCATTTCAATGGCAAAGTACCCACACCATCCTAGCTGGTACGCTGCCAGACCTGCGGTCCAGCATTTCTTGCAACAATGCAGGGCTTGCGATAACCCTGAGTCGATATTTAGAGAAGCATTCGGTATTTTTTTCACGGCCGGTAAGGTGGAAGCGTTGTATGGGATGCGCATTGCAGCCACGGCAGGCCATATGGAAGCGGCATATGTAGTTGGACTACTTGGTATGTCCGGAATTGGTCAGTCAAAAGAGGATGCATTACaattcttgtgttctttgaaTCAACGTAACAACATTGATATGAAAGGAACCAGGGATGCTTTGACACGAAGATTAACCACATCAAGAGTTGCAAGACATATCGTAGATATGTTTGACTATGGGAAGATTCAGTTCAATCGCTGCAGCGCTTGTAACAACAATGAatggtattttgttattcCAGGCTGGCCTAGTGAAGACAAGTTAAATCCTGCGTTGTGGACTTGTTGCAATCGATGCAAATGGCACCGTGAGAGTATTTTTTGGTGCAAACTGATGCGTGAGTATGTTGTGCGAGGGAATCACGTATTTTTGCATTAG
- the LOC109948921 gene encoding uncharacterized protein LOC109948921 produces the protein MSRLASDVVEDALMSEEGCELLSETLKSLQVKLKLLKDGPSNNEVGGSSSQTQYMKDPKRVRCKGRSKGVTGAKEKAMKRGIRHCRECGHIGHDRRQCPALNTPTSPSNNDESTPIHRSDPLFDDFDRMHRPTE, from the exons ATGTCTCGACTTGCTTCAGATGTGGTTGAGGATGCATTAATGAGTGAAGAAGGATGTGAGCTACTGTCAGAGACTCTAAAAAGTTTGCaggtgaagttgaagttgctgAAGGATGGACCAAGTAATAACGAAGTTGGAGGGTCCAGctctcaaacacaatataTGAAAGACCCTAAGAGAGTGAGGTGCAAAGGAAGGTCGAAAGGAGTAACGGgagcaaaggaaaaggcaatgaAGCGAGGGATTAGACACTGTCGGGAGTGTGGACACATTGGTCATGATAGAAGACAATGCCCAGCCTTGAACACACC GACATCACCGTCGAACAATGACGAATCAACTCCAATACATCGTAGTGACCCATTATTCGACGATTTTGACAGGATGCACAGACCAACTGAATGA